The Methanobrevibacter millerae genome includes the window TCACTGTCACTAGGTGCACCAATAAATTCAACATTTCCATCAATTACAACAGTTGGTACAGCCATAATTTGATATTCTCTAGCCCTATCAATGCTGGCAGGTTCGTTGACATTAACTATTTCAACATCAATTTGATCACCTAACTTAGCTTTTGCACTTTCAGCAGCACTTACTGCAGCAGGGCAGTGTGGACATGAATCAGTTTTAAATACTTCAACTTTGATTGCCATATTATCTACCTATAAAATTTCTATTTTGTAACTATTATATTAATTATAGTATTTATAAATATTTGTTATCAAATGCTCTCACATAATATATTATATATGTAAAAAAACAATATTTTAAATGATTAAAATGGAAAATTTACCTGAAGATATTAAAAAAATAATAAATAGTGCATACCCATATATTGAGGAGTTCAATCCCGCACAAAAAGCAGTAATTGAATCTGGATATCTGGATGATAATTCAAACTATATTATTTGTATTCCAACGGCAAGTGGAAAAACAGTTTTAGGAGTATTGCCTGCTCTAAAAACAATACTTAACAAAGGAAAAGCAGTTTATGCAGCACCGTTATTATCTATTCAAAATGAAAAAGTACAGGAATTTAAAGCATTTGAAGAACATGGAATAAGCGTGGGCAAACATCCGTCAAGTGCAGATTTATCAGTGATGGTTTTTGAGTCATTTGATGCTCTTACACGATTTTCATGGGATACTCTTCGTGATGTTGATACTTTAATTATTGATGAATTCCATATGATCGGAGAATACACAAGAGGCCCCACATTAGAAGCGGCCATAACTAGAGCCAAAATTATTAATCCCTCCATGAGAATAATTGCCCTTTCTGCAACCCTTAGAAACATTGAAGAAATTGAAGGTTGGCTTGAAGGAACATGTATTGAACATGACTATAGACCAGTGCCTTTAAACAAAGAAGTTTTAGATGCTGAAATGTTTAATACAAAAAATAAGAATGATGTGATTGTCAAGATTGTTGAAAAAGCTATGCAAGATAATTCACAGGCATTATCCTTCGTGTCCACCAGACGTTTTACCGAAAGTCTAGCCACATATGTTGCTAAAAAAATAAATAAAAAACTTTCAAAAGAACAAAAGAAAACATTCAAAGAAGTTGCAAATAAACTATTAGAAGTTCCTAAAAATAAAGGTTCACTTCCAACAACAACATGTGTAAAATTAGCTGAAGCTGCAGAGAAAGGAGTTGCATTTCACCATGCAGGACTTTTTAATGAACAAAAAGAAATCATTGAAGATGAATTCAGAAAAGGAAATATTTTGATGATAAGTGCAACACCAAGTTTAATGTATGGTGTTAATTTGCCTTCAAAATCTGTTGCGATAAGAGATACAACACGTTGGACAAGCAATGGCCCACAACTCATCCCTGTCTTTGACTATGAACAGATGTCTGGTCGGGCAGGAAGACCACAATACGATGATACAGGATATTCTTATCTCATCGCCAAAACCGCAGATGAAGCCTTTGAATTAGAAGAACATTTTATAAACGGCGAAATTGAATTAACCAATTCCAAGTTAATTGACAATAAGGATGCTATTTATAAACAAATCATAGCACAAATTGCATCGACATTGTCCAAAGATTTAGACGAATTAATTGATTTCTTTGAAAAAACATTATACGGATACCAAATGAACAATAATCCATCAATGTCCTTATTCGCATCAGACAGTTTAAAATGGGAACTTGAAAATGCACTCCAATTCTTACTTCAAAACGGAATAATTAGGGCAACCCCAGATGGACTTAAGACAACAGATTTCGGAAATTTAATAGCAAAATCAAATTATACTGTTGAAACTGCTGTTAAAATTAAAGAATACATTTCATCAATGGATACATTCAATATTCCTGAATTTATCTATGCACTTGCTGAAACGCCAGACTTGCCATTAATAACATTTAAAGGCAGGAAAAATAAAGACCCCGTTCGTGAAAAAATGTCTGAAGTAGGGCTTTTCGCAGTAGACATTGGAAATCCTGAAGCGACAACAGTTTCATTAATTGAATGGATTAATGAACGAAATGAATTTGAAATAGAAAATAAGTATAGTGTTTATTCTGCATCAACCAGAAGAACTGCTTATGAAGCATCAAGACTTATTCGTTTTGCCAAAAATACTTCTGAAGTCTTAGGGGATTATTCCAAATTAAAAGATTATGATTACCTGTCTGCAAGACTTTACTATGGCGTTAAACAAGATATAATTCCTCTTGTTGTAGGTGTAAAACGTCTTGGAAGAAAAAGAGCTAGAAATATTGAAAAAATATTTGGCCTAGATTTAAAATCCGTCAGTGAAAAAGAGTTACAACAAATTGATGGTATCGGTGAAACATTATCTAAAAAAATAAAACAGTTTGCAGATAGTTATTAAGGGGAGGATTATCCTCCACCTTCTGCAACACTAGAATCCATTTCCATGTTCTCTAATTTTGCAGCTTTTTCTTTAAGATCCTCAATGTCAATGTCACGACCTGTTGGCGTGTTCTTAATATTAATATCTTTTTCATCAAGAATTTCAACTAATTTAGATTTATACCATAAATTAGTCTTATCAATTAAAACCCAACCGATTTCATCTTCGGTTTTTGTATCAAGAACTTTACCTACAGTTCCCGTATCTACATAACGAACATGATCATCGATTGAAATTTCTTTATCACGAGCATCAAATGCCATGATATTACCTCAAAATTTATTCGTCTTCTACTTCAATAGTGACTTGTTTAGGGTCTTCTTCGTC containing:
- a CDS encoding DEAD/DEAH box helicase; protein product: MIKMENLPEDIKKIINSAYPYIEEFNPAQKAVIESGYLDDNSNYIICIPTASGKTVLGVLPALKTILNKGKAVYAAPLLSIQNEKVQEFKAFEEHGISVGKHPSSADLSVMVFESFDALTRFSWDTLRDVDTLIIDEFHMIGEYTRGPTLEAAITRAKIINPSMRIIALSATLRNIEEIEGWLEGTCIEHDYRPVPLNKEVLDAEMFNTKNKNDVIVKIVEKAMQDNSQALSFVSTRRFTESLATYVAKKINKKLSKEQKKTFKEVANKLLEVPKNKGSLPTTTCVKLAEAAEKGVAFHHAGLFNEQKEIIEDEFRKGNILMISATPSLMYGVNLPSKSVAIRDTTRWTSNGPQLIPVFDYEQMSGRAGRPQYDDTGYSYLIAKTADEAFELEEHFINGEIELTNSKLIDNKDAIYKQIIAQIASTLSKDLDELIDFFEKTLYGYQMNNNPSMSLFASDSLKWELENALQFLLQNGIIRATPDGLKTTDFGNLIAKSNYTVETAVKIKEYISSMDTFNIPEFIYALAETPDLPLITFKGRKNKDPVREKMSEVGLFAVDIGNPEATTVSLIEWINERNEFEIENKYSVYSASTRRTAYEASRLIRFAKNTSEVLGDYSKLKDYDYLSARLYYGVKQDIIPLVVGVKRLGRKRARNIEKIFGLDLKSVSEKELQQIDGIGETLSKKIKQFADSY
- a CDS encoding thioredoxin family protein, with protein sequence MAIKVEVFKTDSCPHCPAAVSAAESAKAKLGDQIDVEIVNVNEPASIDRAREYQIMAVPTVVIDGNVEFIGAPSDSDLIDKLESLL
- a CDS encoding DUF2098 domain-containing protein, with product MAFDARDKEISIDDHVRYVDTGTVGKVLDTKTEDEIGWVLIDKTNLWYKSKLVEILDEKDINIKNTPTGRDIDIEDLKEKAAKLENMEMDSSVAEGGG